The following proteins are co-located in the Paenibacillus sp. JNUCC32 genome:
- a CDS encoding DUF4185 domain-containing protein, with translation MSLKWKNALFAGMILLLCGCAGGGKVNPLLDATDKSFLLKGMTGVEQVSQLTGESSPNRTDQYAVYGTDLGSMMNDGERTYFVFGDTFGERATDQTGGGGSYWRSNTIAYTTDAHPADGIAFEGMITDEFGTAKELLPSAKIDYEEMTKIPTHGIAAGGALYLHYMSVNHWGNPGKWDANYSSVAKSTDNGETWELQDRLRWPGDSNFIQVSPYKVENEAGGSDIYFWGIPSGRFGGVQLMKVGEEHIENMSEYRYYSGLNDDGSPRWSADMKDARYVVDDTVGELSVVWNSYLERWLMTYLKEGQGVVIREGMTPWGPWGEPLDLVRAEDYPGLYGPYMNDRYTENDGQTIYFTLSLWDPYNVFWFKASLEK, from the coding sequence ATGAGCTTGAAATGGAAAAATGCCCTCTTCGCAGGCATGATTTTGCTGTTATGCGGCTGCGCGGGGGGCGGCAAGGTGAATCCTCTGCTTGATGCGACAGACAAAAGCTTTTTATTAAAAGGCATGACCGGCGTGGAGCAGGTTTCGCAATTAACCGGGGAATCCTCCCCCAATCGTACCGATCAATACGCCGTGTACGGCACCGATCTGGGTTCCATGATGAATGACGGGGAACGAACTTACTTCGTGTTCGGGGATACGTTCGGCGAGAGGGCGACTGATCAGACAGGCGGAGGGGGAAGCTATTGGCGCTCCAATACGATAGCCTATACAACGGACGCTCATCCGGCTGACGGTATCGCATTCGAGGGAATGATCACGGATGAATTCGGCACGGCGAAGGAACTGCTGCCTTCCGCCAAAATCGATTACGAAGAAATGACGAAAATTCCGACCCATGGCATTGCGGCAGGCGGCGCCTTGTATTTGCACTACATGTCGGTCAACCATTGGGGCAATCCGGGGAAGTGGGACGCCAATTACAGCAGCGTGGCCAAATCGACCGATAACGGTGAAACCTGGGAGCTGCAGGACCGGCTCCGTTGGCCGGGAGACAGCAATTTCATCCAGGTTAGCCCCTATAAGGTGGAGAATGAAGCAGGCGGTTCGGATATTTATTTTTGGGGGATTCCTTCGGGCCGCTTTGGCGGCGTTCAGCTTATGAAGGTGGGCGAGGAGCACATCGAGAATATGTCCGAGTACCGATATTACAGCGGATTGAACGATGACGGCAGTCCCAGGTGGAGCGCGGATATGAAGGATGCCAGGTATGTGGTGGATGACACCGTCGGCGAGCTGTCCGTAGTGTGGAATTCTTATCTGGAACGCTGGCTGATGACCTATTTGAAGGAAGGCCAAGGGGTTGTCATACGTGAAGGCATGACGCCTTGGGGGCCATGGGGCGAGCCCCTGGATTTGGTCCGAGCCGAGGATTATCCGGGGCTATACGGGCCCTATATGAACGATCGGTATACGGAGAATGACGGGCAGACGATCTATTTCACATTGTCTTTATGGGATCCCTACAATGTTTTCTGGTTTAAGGCTTCGCTCGAAAAGTGA
- a CDS encoding ABC transporter substrate-binding protein: MMQKNTIGFKSWPVLFSVVLVLAMLVTGCGGRSGGPGGGALSNPPENESANNGNEASGKVVIDFWAQKFEDTTDAWFKKWVGEFNKSQSEVEVKLTIVPADAWDQKMKAAQAAGKAPDIRTINYGNVANAAKTGQLMALNDLMEPSAFDDLYDNMKDFVSVNGQYYAYPKLVEPSAVMFYRKDMFQEAGLDPNQPPKTWAELLDAAQKLTKKGVFGLSIAQTAPDLGWSSWGLQYNGAGHLAVTEDWSQADVNNDGYKAVLDFYQKAYQSGVMPKQALAGYADIKPFGEGKIAIQICGSWAIGQLRNTYKDMVDKVGIAPMASMDGDLTKPTATLGGWSLAVDGKSEHPQESADFISYLLAGDPNIMIDFFKTSQFSKFSPRKSVDEAMKSDPDASKDEWRALVSERIIPHSQAEPVYPWDISFALATSIESAMKGTSVDKALAKAEKDINDFIAKNKLAGTNPKK, from the coding sequence ATGATGCAGAAAAATACCATCGGCTTCAAATCCTGGCCTGTTCTGTTCTCCGTTGTTCTTGTTCTGGCGATGCTCGTTACGGGCTGCGGCGGACGATCTGGCGGTCCCGGAGGAGGAGCTTTAAGCAATCCACCGGAAAATGAAAGCGCAAACAACGGGAATGAAGCCAGCGGCAAGGTTGTGATCGATTTCTGGGCGCAAAAATTCGAGGATACCACCGATGCCTGGTTCAAGAAATGGGTCGGCGAGTTCAATAAATCCCAGAGCGAGGTTGAAGTGAAGCTGACCATCGTTCCGGCCGACGCCTGGGACCAGAAGATGAAAGCAGCGCAGGCCGCAGGCAAGGCACCGGACATCCGAACGATCAACTACGGCAATGTGGCCAATGCGGCAAAAACGGGTCAACTGATGGCCCTGAACGATTTAATGGAGCCTTCAGCCTTCGATGATTTGTACGACAATATGAAGGACTTCGTATCCGTTAACGGTCAGTACTATGCATATCCGAAGCTGGTTGAGCCGTCTGCTGTGATGTTCTATCGGAAGGATATGTTCCAGGAAGCCGGGCTTGACCCCAATCAGCCGCCGAAAACATGGGCTGAGCTTCTGGATGCGGCCCAGAAGCTCACCAAGAAAGGCGTGTTCGGCTTATCGATTGCGCAAACTGCGCCGGATCTGGGCTGGTCGAGCTGGGGCCTGCAGTATAACGGGGCAGGTCATCTGGCGGTTACGGAGGACTGGTCCCAAGCGGACGTGAACAATGACGGTTACAAGGCCGTTTTGGACTTTTACCAAAAAGCGTACCAGTCCGGCGTCATGCCGAAGCAGGCATTGGCCGGATATGCGGACATCAAGCCTTTCGGCGAAGGCAAGATCGCCATCCAGATTTGCGGTTCCTGGGCGATCGGTCAGCTTCGCAACACCTATAAAGACATGGTGGATAAGGTAGGGATTGCGCCGATGGCATCGATGGACGGCGATTTGACGAAGCCGACGGCAACGCTCGGCGGCTGGTCGCTGGCGGTGGACGGCAAATCCGAGCATCCGCAGGAATCGGCCGATTTCATCTCCTATTTGCTCGCAGGCGACCCGAACATCATGATCGATTTTTTCAAGACGTCCCAGTTCTCCAAGTTCTCCCCGCGCAAATCCGTGGACGAAGCGATGAAATCCGATCCGGATGCATCCAAGGATGAATGGCGTGCACTCGTATCCGAGCGGATCATTCCGCATTCGCAGGCTGAGCCAGTTTATCCGTGGGACATCAGCTTCGCGCTCGCCACGTCCATCGAGTCCGCCATGAAGGGTACTTCGGTGGATAAGGCGCTGGCGAAGGCAGAGAAAGACATTAACGATTTCATCGCGAAGAATAAGCTTGCCGGTACGAATCCGAAAAAATAG
- a CDS encoding carbohydrate ABC transporter permease yields MFKKNYRQDNGVAYMLLAPIVILLTVFVIIPFFYALRVSFYNWSFYQDSTFVGLQNFYMVLTDDLFLQSIWVGLKFALMVVPTMLILSFLFANIIKNLGSGFASVVKTSVYIPTIISGIVASVIFVFIFDYAGGLANYIIGLFGSEPKAWLADVATALPSIAAPAVWLGFGLTTLIMLAGLHDIPKSYYEAAELEGAGTFVRMWYITIPLMRNVILYLLVTGFTAQISQFELSLVMTGGGPLSETTTPNLYILNHFRNDVMVGNSIAASLLLFVVLGSISAIIFRVLNSEKAIDG; encoded by the coding sequence ATGTTCAAGAAAAATTATCGGCAGGACAACGGCGTGGCTTACATGCTGCTCGCTCCCATCGTCATCCTGCTGACCGTCTTTGTCATCATTCCGTTCTTCTATGCACTGCGGGTGAGCTTCTATAATTGGAGTTTCTATCAGGATTCCACCTTTGTGGGCTTGCAGAATTTCTATATGGTGCTGACCGATGACCTCTTTCTCCAATCCATCTGGGTAGGGCTTAAGTTCGCGCTGATGGTCGTTCCGACGATGCTGATTCTCTCGTTTCTGTTCGCGAACATCATTAAGAATCTGGGCTCCGGTTTCGCAAGCGTTGTTAAGACTTCCGTCTACATTCCCACCATTATTTCCGGAATCGTGGCGTCGGTCATCTTTGTCTTCATCTTCGATTATGCCGGAGGCCTGGCCAATTACATCATCGGGCTGTTCGGATCGGAGCCGAAAGCCTGGCTTGCCGACGTGGCAACGGCGCTGCCGAGCATCGCGGCTCCAGCCGTGTGGCTGGGCTTCGGACTCACGACGCTCATCATGCTGGCAGGCCTCCACGATATCCCAAAAAGTTACTATGAGGCTGCCGAACTCGAGGGGGCGGGCACCTTCGTTCGCATGTGGTACATCACGATTCCGCTCATGCGCAATGTGATCCTGTATCTGCTCGTAACCGGATTTACGGCGCAAATCTCCCAGTTCGAGCTGTCCCTCGTCATGACGGGCGGCGGCCCGCTCAGCGAGACCACGACGCCGAACCTCTACATCCTGAACCACTTCCGAAACGACGTCATGGTCGGGAACTCCATCGCGGCATCGCTGCTGTTGTTTGTGGTCCTTGGCAGTATTTCGGCCATTATCTTCAGAGTACTGAATTCGGAAAAAGCGATCGACGGATAA
- a CDS encoding carbohydrate ABC transporter permease gives MMKSLNGVQKTLMTLLTGLVTIMALFPLLWVIIAGFKDKAEVLATPFRFFPKKWMVQNYTDILSDATFIQSMLVTFGGAVLFAALSLAVNATAAYVFARLEFRFKTMLWVYVIVTMFIPGMAILLTSFIVVNEMGMLDTLAVLVLPGIASAGHMFFIRQFYLNIPMALEEAALIDGAGRIKIFTHIFIPMSFPVFVIVGIGSYLAYWNSFVWPTMTITNPELFQIMQYLYTFRSERATEMGMLMAGSALSCLPTIILFLFFQKHIISGIKISGLK, from the coding sequence ATGATGAAATCGTTAAACGGTGTCCAAAAAACATTGATGACGCTCTTGACCGGACTGGTGACGATCATGGCGCTGTTCCCGCTGCTCTGGGTCATCATTGCCGGTTTCAAAGATAAGGCGGAGGTGCTTGCAACGCCGTTCCGTTTCTTCCCGAAGAAATGGATGGTTCAGAATTACACGGATATTCTGAGCGACGCGACCTTCATTCAATCGATGCTGGTCACATTCGGGGGCGCCGTTCTCTTCGCGGCGCTGAGCTTGGCCGTGAACGCCACCGCGGCTTACGTTTTCGCCAGGCTGGAATTCAGGTTCAAGACGATGCTGTGGGTTTATGTCATCGTCACCATGTTCATTCCAGGCATGGCCATTCTGCTGACCTCCTTCATTGTGGTGAATGAGATGGGAATGCTCGATACGCTGGCGGTGCTCGTATTGCCCGGCATTGCTTCCGCGGGTCATATGTTCTTCATCCGCCAATTCTACTTGAATATTCCGATGGCGCTTGAAGAGGCGGCGCTGATTGACGGAGCAGGAAGGATCAAGATTTTTACGCATATCTTCATTCCAATGTCGTTTCCGGTCTTCGTCATCGTGGGCATAGGCTCCTATTTGGCCTATTGGAACTCCTTCGTATGGCCGACGATGACGATCACCAACCCGGAGCTCTTTCAAATCATGCAATATTTATACACCTTCCGTTCCGAACGGGCAACCGAAATGGGCATGCTGATGGCCGGATCGGCGCTTTCCTGCCTGCCGACCATTATCTTGTTCCTCTTCTTCCAGAAGCACATCATTTCAGGAATCAAAATCTCCGGTTTGAAGTAA
- a CDS encoding DUF6259 domain-containing protein — translation MIILENRHIRLEISEIDGTVRGIRDNVRGIGLIADTGTADPFRLETDAGFSSSFQNFGWSRENTEDGTDQVQLSWDTQQGMIVTASVKLAEEADCIEFRCAAENHSGIRLLSLEYPVIPNLTTITEHGEEDYIAHSFATGFEVNNPMKVFETDGIGFRFMPYPESFSGATMQFFAYYGKDRGGLQLAALDGEGHPKWLNFFKNGNGLLEASVIHGCSDMGPGKGIKPHYPVQVSILSGSGWYEAADRYKCWAVQQKWCRRGKLSERAAKEGSPWLHEDMGAATFGINAGSDRTAWIQQYHDSIGTPMLHILGPDWTHRPQTFGSGVPGGYDDWFPTRFNPENIALIRKLGHRFAPFEFDYLYHFDGADGELGRAAEQKFPELKKSVDAYRFPFLCPAHPYTHDFHVRRDTALQQSDDIDSIYYDISANNILKICMDDSHGHPVGAGSIIEEAYRRNFADTKAAMCETAGRYIPMGTEMMNETMLDLIDYYQARAGGQPAAPLEGWPIRELLKTGAAYLIPMFTYVYHEYGALRLDGWGKLTEEIGELYYFTVARTYLWGGLYELNYEYSPMEALDGNENTAEEHYYPFEPRGYAFSANRADYLALYARLRIGAAKPYWSYGTMLRPLSFDVPMTPMKWFHYNHGKDTPEYNNSGELLTDAVIHSAWQNDQGDVGLFFANVTGEEQTISIELRPEDFGKTTVTGQLYTKAGEPAIDCSMEQGGLRLLKLPARSIAMLELTSP, via the coding sequence ATGATTATACTTGAGAACAGGCATATCCGGCTGGAAATCAGCGAGATTGACGGCACGGTTCGAGGCATTCGCGATAACGTTAGAGGAATCGGGCTTATCGCGGATACGGGCACGGCGGATCCATTTCGCTTGGAGACGGACGCGGGTTTCAGCAGCTCCTTTCAGAACTTCGGATGGAGCAGGGAAAATACGGAAGACGGGACAGATCAGGTTCAGTTGAGCTGGGACACGCAGCAAGGTATGATCGTCACGGCTTCCGTAAAGCTCGCAGAAGAAGCGGATTGCATTGAATTCCGATGCGCAGCAGAGAACCATTCGGGAATCCGATTGCTGAGCCTGGAATATCCGGTTATTCCGAATTTGACCACGATCACGGAGCACGGCGAGGAGGATTATATCGCCCATTCCTTTGCAACCGGCTTTGAGGTCAACAACCCGATGAAGGTATTTGAAACGGACGGAATCGGATTTCGTTTCATGCCGTATCCGGAGAGCTTTTCCGGGGCAACGATGCAGTTTTTTGCCTATTACGGCAAAGACAGGGGCGGGCTGCAACTCGCTGCCCTGGACGGCGAGGGCCATCCGAAATGGCTCAATTTCTTCAAGAACGGGAACGGCTTGCTGGAAGCCTCCGTGATCCATGGCTGCAGTGATATGGGACCCGGCAAGGGGATCAAGCCGCATTATCCGGTGCAAGTGTCGATTCTGTCAGGAAGCGGCTGGTACGAAGCTGCTGACCGGTACAAGTGCTGGGCCGTGCAACAGAAGTGGTGTAGACGCGGCAAGCTTTCGGAGAGGGCTGCGAAGGAAGGCAGTCCATGGCTGCATGAGGATATGGGCGCGGCAACCTTCGGTATCAATGCGGGATCGGATCGTACGGCATGGATACAACAATACCACGACAGCATCGGAACGCCGATGCTCCACATCCTGGGCCCCGATTGGACGCATCGGCCGCAAACCTTCGGCAGCGGCGTGCCGGGGGGATATGATGATTGGTTTCCGACCCGCTTCAACCCAGAAAACATCGCTCTGATCCGAAAGCTGGGCCATCGCTTCGCTCCGTTCGAATTCGATTACCTTTATCATTTTGACGGAGCCGACGGAGAGCTTGGCAGAGCAGCCGAGCAGAAGTTTCCCGAGCTGAAAAAAAGCGTGGATGCTTACCGCTTTCCGTTCCTTTGTCCGGCGCATCCGTACACCCACGATTTTCATGTGAGGCGGGATACGGCACTGCAGCAGAGCGATGACATCGATTCGATCTACTACGATATCTCCGCCAACAACATTCTGAAGATCTGCATGGATGACAGCCACGGTCATCCGGTCGGAGCCGGCAGCATCATTGAGGAGGCTTACCGGCGGAACTTTGCCGATACGAAGGCGGCCATGTGCGAAACAGCCGGACGCTATATCCCCATGGGAACCGAGATGATGAATGAAACGATGCTGGATCTGATCGACTACTATCAAGCCCGGGCAGGGGGGCAGCCGGCGGCGCCGCTCGAAGGATGGCCGATCCGGGAGCTGCTTAAAACAGGTGCGGCCTATCTCATCCCGATGTTTACTTACGTATATCACGAGTACGGCGCGCTGAGATTGGACGGCTGGGGCAAGCTGACCGAGGAAATCGGAGAGCTTTACTATTTTACGGTAGCACGCACGTATCTCTGGGGCGGCCTGTACGAATTGAATTACGAGTACAGTCCGATGGAGGCGCTGGACGGCAACGAAAATACCGCGGAGGAGCATTATTATCCGTTTGAACCGCGCGGGTATGCCTTCTCGGCGAACAGGGCCGATTACTTGGCTCTGTATGCACGGCTGCGAATCGGTGCCGCGAAGCCGTATTGGTCGTATGGCACGATGCTTCGGCCGCTCTCCTTCGACGTTCCTATGACGCCGATGAAGTGGTTTCATTACAACCACGGCAAGGATACGCCGGAATATAACAATTCGGGAGAACTGCTGACAGACGCCGTTATCCACTCGGCATGGCAGAATGATCAAGGGGATGTCGGCTTGTTCTTTGCGAATGTGACCGGAGAGGAGCAGACAATAAGCATCGAGCTCCGTCCGGAAGACTTCGGAAAGACGACCGTGACCGGGCAGCTGTACACGAAAGCGGGAGAGCCGGCCATTGATTGCTCCATGGAACAAGGCGGATTGCGTTTGCTTAAGCTGCCGGCACGAAGCATAGCGATGTTGGAACTGACTTCGCCTTAA
- a CDS encoding glycoside hydrolase family 172 protein — MMNFNGLNMHLGNLSKLSNAKTRSISAENFTGEKGKGGMATDGTGAAASRDLGAGWKVSPSVEIMPGETFTMGDIQGPGAIQHIWLTCHPSLWRNMIIRMYWDEEQDPSVEVPVGDLFCNGWGERSDVNSIPVAVNPAGGMNSYWQMPFRKQARLTMENRAPEKAVLYYQIDYTLTDIPEEEAYFHAQWRRTNPVPYKDVYTILDGVKGQGHYVGTYLAWQVNNSGWWGEGEIKFYMDGDQDYPTICGTGTEDYFGGAWNWEQPIGTYRTYSTPYLGMHQVLKPDGLYRSQQRFGMYRWHVMDPIRFQSDLRVTIQDLGWRSGGRYLPQQSDIASTAFWYQAEPHAPFPELPDNDEREVI; from the coding sequence ATGATGAACTTTAACGGGCTCAACATGCATCTCGGAAACTTATCCAAGCTGTCTAATGCGAAGACGAGATCCATCAGCGCGGAGAATTTTACCGGCGAGAAAGGAAAAGGGGGCATGGCGACGGACGGCACGGGTGCAGCGGCTTCCAGGGATCTGGGCGCGGGCTGGAAGGTGTCTCCTTCCGTGGAGATTATGCCGGGAGAAACCTTTACTATGGGTGACATTCAAGGCCCTGGGGCCATTCAGCATATTTGGCTGACCTGTCATCCGTCGCTGTGGCGCAATATGATTATCCGCATGTATTGGGACGAAGAGCAGGACCCTTCGGTTGAGGTTCCGGTGGGCGATTTGTTCTGTAACGGGTGGGGTGAACGTAGCGATGTCAATTCGATTCCGGTTGCCGTCAATCCGGCCGGCGGCATGAACAGCTACTGGCAGATGCCGTTTCGCAAGCAAGCCCGATTGACGATGGAGAATCGCGCGCCGGAAAAGGCGGTCCTTTACTACCAAATCGACTATACCCTGACGGACATCCCCGAAGAAGAGGCTTATTTTCATGCACAGTGGCGGAGAACGAATCCCGTTCCTTATAAGGACGTTTACACGATCCTGGATGGCGTGAAGGGACAGGGGCACTATGTAGGGACTTACCTAGCCTGGCAGGTGAACAACAGCGGCTGGTGGGGCGAAGGGGAGATCAAGTTTTATATGGACGGGGACCAGGATTACCCGACCATCTGCGGTACGGGAACGGAGGATTATTTCGGCGGAGCTTGGAACTGGGAACAGCCGATCGGTACGTACCGAACCTACTCGACGCCTTATCTGGGGATGCACCAAGTGCTGAAGCCGGACGGATTATATCGCAGCCAGCAGCGCTTCGGCATGTATCGATGGCATGTCATGGATCCGATCCGCTTCCAAAGCGATCTTCGCGTCACGATCCAGGACCTCGGCTGGAGGTCAGGAGGCAGATACCTGCCGCAGCAGAGCGATATTGCATCGACGGCGTTCTGGTATCAGGCGGAGCCCCATGCGCCATTCCCGGAACTACCGGATAACGATGAGCGGGAGGTTATATAA
- a CDS encoding LacI family DNA-binding transcriptional regulator has product MDKHTIYTIADRVGVSPSTVSRALSGRGYCSPKTKSKILAAAQEMNYAPDHAAKMLKMRQTNKIIFAVPDICNPFYFDMINGINQVLEEHDYLMILFYTKHRLQEEMKAIQTLRENVADGMIMVSFDFGEENIGAINALQAPVVLTNKYVSPDGSDRFDYVYVDTYDGIKQSTEHLIKQGLRSIAYVGGNLSEQTGHERFCGYRDAMLEAGIPLIPRFIAESDYTESGGYAMAKAWLQGPDHPEGIVAANDLMAIGVMKACEEAGLKIPHDVAVVGMDNLDIASRVYPKLTSVALQQEEIGRKAAQILMDRIMGIPREERAVKLMPQMVVRDSSVKI; this is encoded by the coding sequence ATGGACAAACATACAATTTATACCATTGCAGATCGGGTAGGCGTATCTCCTTCCACGGTGTCCAGAGCCTTGTCGGGGAGAGGTTACTGCAGTCCCAAGACGAAGAGCAAAATTCTGGCGGCTGCCCAAGAAATGAACTATGCGCCCGATCATGCAGCGAAGATGCTGAAAATGAGGCAAACCAATAAAATCATTTTTGCCGTTCCGGATATATGCAACCCTTTCTATTTCGATATGATCAACGGCATCAATCAGGTGCTGGAGGAGCATGATTACCTGATGATTCTGTTCTACACCAAGCACAGGCTCCAGGAGGAGATGAAGGCGATCCAGACGCTTCGGGAAAACGTCGCCGACGGCATGATCATGGTGTCTTTCGATTTTGGAGAAGAAAATATCGGGGCTATCAATGCGCTGCAGGCTCCGGTCGTGCTGACGAATAAATACGTGTCGCCGGATGGCAGCGACCGCTTTGACTACGTATATGTGGATACGTATGACGGAATCAAGCAAAGCACGGAGCATCTGATCAAGCAAGGCCTGCGCAGCATCGCCTATGTCGGCGGTAATCTCAGCGAGCAGACCGGCCATGAGCGGTTCTGCGGGTATCGGGATGCCATGCTGGAGGCAGGAATCCCCTTGATTCCTCGTTTTATCGCCGAATCCGACTATACGGAAAGCGGCGGTTATGCGATGGCGAAAGCGTGGCTGCAAGGGCCCGACCACCCGGAGGGCATCGTTGCCGCGAACGATCTAATGGCGATCGGCGTCATGAAAGCTTGCGAAGAAGCCGGATTAAAAATTCCCCATGACGTTGCCGTTGTGGGCATGGATAATCTGGACATTGCCTCCCGCGTATATCCCAAGCTGACGTCCGTTGCTTTGCAGCAGGAGGAAATCGGCCGCAAAGCGGCCCAGATCCTGATGGATCGCATAATGGGAATTCCGAGGGAGGAGCGGGCCGTGAAATTGATGCCGCAGATGGTCGTGCGCGATTCCAGCGTAAAGATATGA
- a CDS encoding acetamidase/formamidase family protein: protein MSTIHSLQPDIHTLHGFFSKELEPALYIQSGDTVVYRTLDAGWGLAKRSAPGAPRSKFTERAPERVEKQFGHALLGPVHIQGAKPGLTLEIQINEVVPGPWGWTSAGGFPSYWNEKLGMTDTQEMTLDFELDAKTMTGRSQFENFKYSVGLKPFMGIMGMPPEEEGQHTTFVPRPYGGNLDCKELTAGSTLYLPIPVDGGLFSTGDGHAAQGDGEVSGPALECPMEKVSLTFHVRDDMPIKMPRAKTSTGWLTMGFHEDLDEAMWMALSGMLDLMTELYSISRTEAYAYATLTVDLRVTQIVNILKGVHAFLPFGALR, encoded by the coding sequence ATGTCAACAATCCATAGTCTTCAACCGGATATTCACACGCTTCACGGATTTTTTAGCAAGGAGCTGGAACCGGCCCTATATATTCAGTCCGGGGATACCGTGGTGTATCGAACCTTGGATGCGGGATGGGGACTTGCGAAGCGCTCTGCTCCGGGAGCGCCGAGATCGAAGTTTACGGAGCGTGCGCCGGAGCGGGTGGAGAAGCAGTTCGGGCATGCCTTATTGGGTCCCGTGCATATCCAAGGGGCTAAACCGGGGCTTACCTTGGAGATTCAGATCAACGAGGTCGTTCCCGGGCCGTGGGGTTGGACCTCTGCCGGAGGGTTTCCAAGCTATTGGAACGAGAAGCTGGGCATGACCGATACCCAGGAAATGACATTGGACTTTGAATTGGATGCCAAAACAATGACTGGCAGGAGTCAGTTCGAAAATTTCAAGTACAGCGTCGGACTGAAGCCATTCATGGGGATTATGGGCATGCCGCCGGAGGAAGAAGGTCAGCATACGACTTTTGTGCCGCGCCCTTATGGAGGAAATCTCGATTGCAAAGAATTAACCGCCGGGAGCACCTTGTATCTGCCGATTCCGGTAGATGGCGGGCTGTTCTCAACAGGGGATGGACATGCGGCTCAAGGCGACGGCGAAGTTAGCGGTCCCGCTTTGGAATGTCCCATGGAGAAGGTGAGCCTAACCTTTCATGTCCGTGACGACATGCCCATTAAGATGCCCAGAGCAAAGACGAGTACCGGTTGGCTGACGATGGGATTCCACGAGGACCTGGACGAAGCGATGTGGATGGCCTTGAGCGGGATGCTGGATCTCATGACAGAGCTTTATTCCATTTCGAGAACGGAGGCGTACGCATACGCCACCTTGACGGTGGATCTGAGAGTAACCCAGATCGTGAATATCCTGAAGGGCGTGCATGCATTTTTGCCTTTTGGCGCGTTGAGGTGA
- a CDS encoding alpha/beta fold hydrolase: MQLYETMVNNHGVHIHVTEVHRELRNEQSSLVIIPGLSESAEDYIDIMEKMVTLSPRHIVVITLRGRGRSNSPDSGYTLEDHISDLDAAIRHLELEQFVLMGYSRGVAYQLGYAIRNPKRIEGLIIGDYPAIHTQLPAGWVDFFTTLPPWRGKKLFDRMKPSALHALQKDSAKVEFWSDLSRFTCPVLIIRGAKPHPGLSLEAVEQYKLSLPQARIVEFEQHDHNIFEPDADEFVRTADSFLREIKKKSINYHKKGVRTWTI; encoded by the coding sequence ATGCAGTTATACGAAACGATGGTCAATAACCATGGGGTACATATTCATGTGACGGAGGTACATCGGGAACTTAGAAATGAACAAAGCTCACTGGTTATCATCCCGGGGCTTTCCGAGTCGGCCGAGGATTATATCGACATTATGGAAAAAATGGTAACGCTGTCGCCCAGGCATATCGTTGTCATTACGCTCCGAGGCCGTGGCCGAAGTAATTCTCCTGATTCGGGATACACGCTCGAGGATCATATCAGCGATCTGGATGCGGCCATTCGCCATCTTGAACTGGAACAGTTCGTACTCATGGGATACTCACGAGGGGTAGCCTATCAATTAGGTTATGCCATTCGGAACCCGAAACGCATTGAAGGTCTGATCATCGGAGACTATCCGGCGATACACACCCAGCTGCCAGCGGGATGGGTGGATTTCTTTACAACGCTGCCGCCTTGGAGAGGGAAGAAGCTATTCGACCGGATGAAACCATCGGCCCTGCATGCCCTGCAGAAGGATTCCGCGAAGGTAGAATTTTGGAGCGACCTGTCCCGATTCACATGCCCTGTTCTCATTATACGTGGCGCAAAACCGCATCCCGGGTTATCATTAGAAGCAGTGGAACAATATAAGCTATCGCTGCCGCAGGCACGAATCGTGGAATTCGAGCAGCATGATCATAATATTTTCGAACCGGATGCGGACGAGTTTGTTCGCACCGCAGACTCTTTTCTGAGAGAGATTAAGAAGAAATCAATAAACTATCACAAGAAGGGTGTACGGACTTGGACAATCTGA